The following proteins come from a genomic window of Deltaproteobacteria bacterium IMCC39524:
- the groL gene encoding chaperonin GroEL (60 kDa chaperone family; promotes refolding of misfolded polypeptides especially under stressful conditions; forms two stacked rings of heptamers to form a barrel-shaped 14mer; ends can be capped by GroES; misfolded proteins enter the barrel where they are refolded when GroES binds), whose amino-acid sequence MAGKEIKFGQEARASILEGVNALANAVKVTLGPKGRNVVIAKSFGAPLITKDGVTVAKEIELEGNFENMGAQLVKEVASKTSDVAGDGTTTATVLAQAIYREGVKLVTAGHNPMEIKRGIDKAVGAAVVSLQELSKPVKDHKEIAQVGTISANSDETIGNIIAEAMEKVGKEGVITVEEAKAMETSLETVEGMQFDRGYLSPYFVTDPERMETVMEDALILIHDKKISNMRDLLPILEPVAKQGRPLFIIAEDVDGEALATLVVNKLRGTLNIAAVKAPGFGDRRKAMLEDLAILTGGRVISEEVGFKLETATLDMLGTAKRIVIDKDNTTIIDGAGSEADIAGRVKMIRAQVEETSSDYDREKLQERLAKLIGGVAVVKVGAATETEMKEKKARVEDALHATRAAVEEGIVPGGGVALIRAIEAVAKVEVTGEQEFGVNIVKRALEEPLRQIAANAGQEGSIVVNEVKNSKGSTGFNAATDEYVDLVKAGIIDPTKVVRSALQNAASVSGLMLTTEACIADKPAPEGGAGMPDMGGMGGMGGMGGMGGMM is encoded by the coding sequence ATGGCTGGAAAAGAGATTAAATTCGGGCAAGAAGCCCGTGCATCAATTCTGGAAGGGGTCAACGCCCTTGCCAACGCAGTAAAAGTTACCCTCGGCCCCAAGGGCCGCAACGTTGTGATCGCCAAGAGCTTTGGCGCTCCTTTGATCACCAAGGACGGCGTCACCGTTGCTAAAGAGATCGAGCTGGAAGGCAATTTTGAGAACATGGGCGCGCAGCTGGTCAAGGAAGTTGCTTCCAAGACCTCTGACGTTGCCGGTGACGGCACCACCACCGCTACGGTTCTGGCCCAGGCCATCTACCGTGAAGGCGTTAAGCTCGTAACTGCTGGCCACAACCCGATGGAAATCAAGCGTGGTATCGACAAGGCGGTCGGTGCTGCTGTCGTTTCTCTGCAAGAGCTCTCCAAGCCGGTGAAAGACCACAAAGAGATTGCCCAGGTTGGCACCATCTCTGCCAACTCCGACGAGACCATTGGCAACATCATTGCCGAGGCGATGGAGAAAGTCGGCAAAGAAGGCGTTATCACTGTCGAGGAAGCCAAAGCGATGGAAACCTCTCTCGAGACTGTCGAAGGTATGCAGTTCGACCGCGGTTACCTCTCTCCTTACTTCGTCACCGATCCAGAGCGCATGGAAACGGTTATGGAAGACGCTCTGATCCTGATCCACGATAAGAAAATCAGCAACATGCGTGATCTTCTGCCGATTCTCGAGCCGGTTGCCAAGCAAGGCCGTCCGCTGTTCATTATTGCTGAAGACGTTGATGGCGAAGCTCTGGCTACTCTGGTTGTTAACAAGCTGCGCGGTACGCTTAACATTGCTGCTGTTAAGGCTCCTGGCTTCGGTGACCGTCGCAAGGCGATGCTCGAAGACCTTGCTATCCTCACCGGTGGTCGCGTGATCTCAGAAGAAGTCGGCTTCAAGTTGGAAACGGCTACTCTTGATATGCTCGGTACTGCCAAGCGCATCGTCATCGACAAAGACAACACTACGATTATCGACGGCGCTGGTTCCGAGGCGGATATCGCTGGCCGCGTCAAGATGATTCGTGCCCAGGTCGAAGAAACCAGCAGTGACTACGATCGTGAAAAACTGCAGGAGCGTCTCGCCAAGCTGATCGGCGGCGTTGCAGTTGTCAAGGTTGGCGCTGCGACCGAGACTGAGATGAAAGAAAAGAAAGCCCGCGTTGAAGACGCGCTGCACGCAACCCGCGCAGCCGTTGAAGAAGGTATCGTCCCTGGAGGCGGTGTTGCTCTGATTCGTGCTATCGAAGCGGTTGCCAAGGTTGAAGTTACCGGTGAGCAGGAGTTTGGCGTCAACATCGTCAAGCGCGCTCTCGAAGAGCCTCTCCGTCAGATCGCTGCCAACGCTGGCCAGGAAGGCTCTATCGTGGTCAACGAAGTCAAAAACAGCAAAGGGTCCACCGGCTTCAATGCTGCCACCGATGAGTACGTTGACCTGGTCAAGGCCGGTATCATCGATCCGACCAAGGTGGTTCGCTCTGCTCTACAGAACGCTGCTTCCGTATCCGGTCTGATGCTGACCACTGAAGCTTGTATCGCTGACAAGCCGGCACCTGAAGGTGGCGCTGGTATGCCCGATATGGGCGGCATGGGCGGCATGGGTGGTATGGGTGGTATGGGCGGCATGATGTAA
- the groES gene encoding co-chaperone GroES — MNIRPLHDRIIVERLEEETTTASGIIIPDSAKEKPMQGDVIAVGKGKVTEDGKVLPLDVKVGDKVLFGKYSGTEIKIEGKEYLMMREDDVLGVVE, encoded by the coding sequence ATGAACATCAGACCTTTGCATGACCGGATTATCGTAGAACGCCTCGAGGAGGAGACCACGACGGCTTCCGGTATCATCATCCCCGATTCCGCCAAAGAAAAGCCTATGCAGGGCGACGTCATTGCTGTTGGAAAAGGTAAAGTGACCGAAGACGGCAAGGTTTTGCCTCTTGACGTCAAAGTTGGCGACAAGGTGCTGTTCGGCAAGTACTCGGGCACCGAAATCAAGATCGAAGGCAAAGAATATCTGATGATGCGCGAGGACGATGTCCTCGGCGTCGTTGAATAA